A stretch of Aureispira sp. CCB-E DNA encodes these proteins:
- a CDS encoding ATP-binding protein, which yields MLRSIFLFFCFIAINNHSKGQSESTITMDSLIRIYEHSKTDSTKIIWGITVVHHLGRRNPNKAKFYALENLKLTQETGNLEREMEVLLQLAVLNGMTSNFDSVIVFSNHALLLAKQLNDSTAISSCLGNIGLVYRLEGDYKKAIDHFFQQKAFIKKAENKISANNNIGQTYFKMESLDSSMNYYRKSYNLCGNLDMQESRCCIPIVGIGACYEKQNQLDSAMFFFKKALDFADKNHLIQQKGYIYNNIGRIKRVENNCTAAIKLFEQSLAISEKVGDRESFALTKLNLADCYKKEGSNQLSKGNFLEGISILKELGLKLDLKEPYYNLYQLYKDEKDYEKALKWHEKYKESNDTFLVEQIKGLSLFREKLKERELEIAKMNEKVLTNANAQKQLFIVVLSFVMAIVLLVSYLFKKQNNQIKQLNIELSQREEEERFLRIELKHRVKNNLSILQGIVDTEELLLEQENDTSPHLVLFRISSYIQALAELYTLLENQNADSRINAKYFFSQLESAYKKLGAKTVDIHIKNAPDVFYSSQSISYLAYIFMELISNSLKYAFEQTLNPCINVHFNQKQTQTTIIIEDNGKGMAIEQSNKSLGTSLVKEIVNLKLNGDIQLNSHHIGTQYILTLPNNSILWNKD from the coding sequence ATGTTAAGAAGTATCTTCCTCTTTTTTTGCTTTATTGCTATCAATAATCATAGCAAAGGACAATCAGAATCGACCATAACAATGGATAGTCTTATTCGTATCTACGAACATAGTAAGACAGATTCTACCAAAATAATTTGGGGGATAACTGTTGTGCATCATTTAGGGCGACGTAATCCTAATAAAGCAAAATTTTATGCTCTAGAGAACTTAAAATTAACTCAAGAAACAGGTAATCTAGAGCGTGAAATGGAAGTACTACTACAATTAGCTGTTTTGAATGGAATGACCAGTAATTTTGATAGTGTCATTGTCTTTAGCAATCACGCTCTCCTTTTGGCCAAACAATTAAATGACAGTACAGCAATTAGTTCTTGCTTGGGAAACATAGGTCTTGTTTATCGTCTGGAAGGAGATTATAAAAAAGCTATTGATCATTTTTTTCAACAAAAAGCATTTATAAAAAAAGCAGAAAACAAGATTTCTGCCAATAACAACATTGGGCAAACCTACTTTAAAATGGAAAGTCTAGATTCTTCAATGAATTATTATCGAAAATCGTATAACTTATGTGGTAATCTAGATATGCAAGAAAGTCGCTGCTGTATTCCAATAGTAGGTATTGGTGCTTGTTATGAAAAACAAAACCAGCTCGATAGCGCAATGTTTTTTTTCAAAAAAGCGCTAGATTTTGCTGACAAAAATCATTTAATCCAGCAAAAGGGGTACATCTATAATAATATTGGAAGAATTAAACGTGTAGAAAATAATTGTACCGCAGCTATAAAGCTATTCGAGCAATCCCTAGCAATTAGTGAAAAAGTTGGAGATCGAGAGAGTTTTGCCTTAACAAAACTTAATTTGGCAGATTGTTATAAAAAAGAAGGGAGTAACCAACTATCTAAGGGTAATTTTTTAGAAGGCATTTCTATTCTAAAAGAATTAGGTTTAAAGCTTGATCTAAAAGAGCCCTACTATAACCTTTATCAATTGTACAAAGATGAGAAAGATTATGAAAAAGCCTTAAAGTGGCATGAAAAATATAAAGAATCTAACGATACATTTTTAGTAGAGCAAATCAAAGGATTAAGCCTGTTTAGAGAAAAGCTGAAAGAGCGAGAACTCGAAATAGCTAAAATGAATGAAAAAGTATTGACCAATGCCAATGCTCAAAAACAATTATTTATAGTAGTTCTCTCATTTGTGATGGCTATCGTTTTACTGGTTAGTTATTTATTCAAAAAACAAAACAACCAAATCAAACAACTCAACATCGAGTTATCTCAACGAGAAGAAGAAGAACGTTTTTTAAGAATAGAACTTAAACATAGGGTAAAAAATAATTTAAGTATACTACAGGGGATTGTTGATACAGAAGAATTATTGCTAGAACAAGAAAATGATACTTCACCTCACTTGGTTTTGTTCAGAATCAGTTCCTATATACAAGCATTGGCAGAACTATATACGTTATTAGAAAACCAAAATGCAGATTCCAGAATTAATGCGAAATATTTTTTCTCGCAATTAGAATCTGCCTACAAAAAATTAGGCGCTAAAACCGTAGATATTCATATTAAAAATGCACCTGATGTTTTCTATTCTAGCCAGTCTATAAGTTACTTGGCATACATCTTTATGGAACTCATTAGCAATTCTCTAAAATATGCTTTTGAACAGACTCTAAATCCATGTATCAATGTCCATTTTAATCAAAAACAAACACAAACAACGATTATTATTGAAGATAATGGAAAAGGCATGGCAATAGAACAATCTAATAAATCTCTTGGTACTTCTTTGGTCAAAGAAATCGTAAATCTTAAATTAAATGGAGACATACAACTTAATAGTCATCATATAGGAACACAATACATTCTTACACTACCTAATAACTCTATTTTATGGAACAAAGACTAA